Proteins from a genomic interval of Watersipora subatra chromosome 10, tzWatSuba1.1, whole genome shotgun sequence:
- the LOC137407344 gene encoding neuropeptide-like protein 29 has translation MKLIAIVLSVCLALAMSQTFGQYGRQNFLGGFNGGFGRGLVGGGFGRGLVGNGFGRGFGGGRFGSGLVSGRLGRGFVGGRRGFGGRGLGLY, from the exons ATGAAGCTCATCGCTATCGTTCTCTCAGTATGTCTTGCTCTGGCCATGTCACAAACCTTTGGGCAATATGGACGTCAAAATTTCCTTGGTGGTTTTAATGGTGGTTTTGGCAGAGGACTTGTTGGCGGCGGATTTGGCAGAGGACTGGTTGGCAACGGGTTTGGTCGAGGATTCGGTGGTGGTAGATTTGGTAGTGGTCTGGTTAGTGGCAGATTAGGCCGTGGATTCGTTGGAGGCAGACGAGGATTTGGTGGAAGAGGACTCG GTCTATACTAA